Genomic segment of Streptomyces longhuiensis:
CGTCAATCCGTGCATCACGACGATGATGATCGGCGAGAAGTGCGCCGACATGATCAAGGCTGGTTGATCCGGGGAGGGCGTTGACGGTGCGGCCCGCCCGCGCGGCCGTCGCGCACGGCGTCGCAGTGATGGAATACAAGATCGCCTACGAGGGTTGCGGCAGACGTCGGACATCGATCCACCTGGCAGCGGGAGACAGCTCATGAGCTTCAGCGACAGCAGCAGCAGCACGCAGGCGTCCGCGATCGGCAGGTACGGACTGTGGAACACCGGGCTGCGCGACCCGGACCCTGCCCGGGCGGCCGAACTCGCCGAAACTGCCGCAGAGTTGGAGCAGCTCGGCTACGGCGCGCTCTGGCTCGGCGGCAGCAGTGGCATCGAACACGCCGCCCCGCTGATCGAAGCCACCTCGAAGATCACCGTCGCGACCGGCATCCTCAGCATCTGGCAGCACGAGGCGCGGGAGACCGCCGACCGCTGGGCCGCCCTGGAGGCCGCCCGCCCCGGCCGGTTCCTGCTCGGCCTCGGCGTCAGCCACGCGAAGCTCGCCGCGCAGTACAAGCGTCCGTACGGCGCCATGGTCGACTACCTCGACGCGCTGGACGCCGCGGGGGTCCCGGCCGACCGCCGCGTGCTGGCCGCGCTCGGCCCGCGCATGCTGGAGCTCTCCCGGGACCGTGCCGCCGGCGCCCACCCGTATCTGGTCACCCCGGAGCACACCGCTCGGGCCCGTGCGGCGCTCGGCCAGGGGCCGCTGCTCGCGCCGGAGTTCACCGTGGTCCTGGAAGCCGACCCGGACCGCGCCCGGGCGACCGCCCGCGAGACGCTCGCGCTCTATCTGCAGCTGCCCAACTACACCAACAGCTGGCTGCGTCTCGGCTTCACCGAGGACGACTTCGCGAACGGCGGCAGCGACCGGCTCGTCGACGCCCTCTTCGGCTGGGGTGACGAGCAGCGGGTGCGCGAGCGGATCGACGCCTTCCTGGACGCGGGCGCGGACCACGTCGCCATCCAGGTGCTGGCCCCGGGCGAGGACCGGGCCGGCCTGCCCCGGGAGCAGTGGCGGCGGCTGGCGGCGGCACTGGAGCTCTGAGCCCAGGGGGTGAAAGCCGCGGGGTCCCGCTCCGGCCGGTGGAGAGCCGGACGTTCGGGAACGGGGTCGAGCTGCCGCGCTACCGGCACGCCTCGCAGGCGGGCACGTGGTCACCCGTAACCCGGACACGGGACCGCCCCGGCCGGCTGGTGCCGACCGGGGCGGAACGCGTCACGCCGGGAGTGCTGCCTGAAGTGCTCAGGCGAGCGACGCGATGGCCTGGTTGAACGTGGCCGACGGGCGCATGATCGCCGCGGCCTTGGCGGCGTCGGGCTGGTAGTAGCCGCCGATGTCGGCCGGGTTGCCCTGGACCGCGATCAGCTCGTCGACGATCGTCTGCTCCTGCTCACCGAGGGTCTTGGCGAGCGGCGCGAACGCCTCGGCGAGCTGGGCGTCGTCGGTCTGCTTGGCCAGCTCCTGCGCCCAGTACAGGGCGAGGTAGAAGTGGCTGCCGCGGTTGTCGATGCCGCCCAGCTTGCGGCTCGGCGACTTGTCCTCGTTGAGGAAGGTGCCGGTCGCGCGGTCGAGGGTTTCGCCCAGGACCTTGGCGCGGGCGTTGCCCGTGGTGGTCGCGAGGTGCTCGAAGGAGACCGCGAGGGCGAGGAACTCACCGAGGCTGTCCCAGCGCAGGTAGTCCTCCTTGACGAGCTGCTGGACGTGCTTCGGGGCGGAGCCGCCGGCGCCCGTCTCGAACAG
This window contains:
- a CDS encoding LLM class F420-dependent oxidoreductase; amino-acid sequence: MSFSDSSSSTQASAIGRYGLWNTGLRDPDPARAAELAETAAELEQLGYGALWLGGSSGIEHAAPLIEATSKITVATGILSIWQHEARETADRWAALEAARPGRFLLGLGVSHAKLAAQYKRPYGAMVDYLDALDAAGVPADRRVLAALGPRMLELSRDRAAGAHPYLVTPEHTARARAALGQGPLLAPEFTVVLEADPDRARATARETLALYLQLPNYTNSWLRLGFTEDDFANGGSDRLVDALFGWGDEQRVRERIDAFLDAGADHVAIQVLAPGEDRAGLPREQWRRLAAALEL